From Onychostoma macrolepis isolate SWU-2019 chromosome 05, ASM1243209v1, whole genome shotgun sequence, one genomic window encodes:
- the gpsm1b gene encoding G-protein-signaling modulator 1b isoform X2 translates to MPCACRMEASCLELALEGERLCKAGDFKGGTAFFEAAVQVGTEDLKTLSAIYSQLGNAYFYLKEYGKALEYHRHDLTLARTIGDRIGEGKASGNLGNTLKVLGRYDEAAVCCQRHLDISQEQGDKVGEARALYNMGNVFHAKGKQQLWGVSQDPGELPPDVRDTLQRATAFYEMNLSLVKELGDRAAQGRAFGNLGNTHYLLGNFVEAIKFHRERLSIAKEFGDKAAERRAYSNLGNALIFLGQFNAATEYYRKTLQLSRQLKDQVMEAQACYSLGNTYTLLQEYERAIEYHLKHLLIAQELNDRVGEGRACWSLGNAYVSLGKHRQALHHARKHLEISREIGDRNGELTARMNVEELMEALGVKDADLSPSESEFKVQGARPKFTKKASMESVDLWKYSSEKNGDAPDVDGISRRSRNQLSQSSRSKSYAESQSSDERHWLDSPVDTDDITVHVTPAKLARDASDEDCFFDLLSKFQSSRMDDQRCQLDEPPNGENAGGADKNKLNDMIDANLLTSPQTEELFDLIASSQSRRLDDQRVSVSNLPGLRITHNNLGHLCGENDPQEPSDDFFNMLIKCQSSRIDDQRCSPPEGGPRAPTVPDEDFFSLIQRVQAKRMDEQRVHLPSDEQELDEDESEPGAADS, encoded by the exons ATGCCTTGTGCTTGCAGGATGGAGGCATCTTGTCTGGAGCTGGCGCTGGAGGGAGAAAGACTGTGTAAAGCAGGAGATTTTAAAGGTGGTACAGCGTTCTTTGAAGCTGCTGTTCAGGTGGGAACAGAAGATCTCAAGACCCTCAGTGCCATTTACAGCCAGCTGGGCAACGCTTACTTCTACCTGAAGGAGTACGGCAAAGCCCTGGAGTACCATCGGCACGACCTCACGCTCGCTCG GACGATCGGAGACCGGATTGGGGAAGGGAAAGCCAGCGGAAATCTGGGAAACACTCTGAAGGTTTTGGGCCGCTATGATGAAGCAGCTGTGTGCTGTCAGAGACACCTGGACATTTCTCAAGAACAAGGAGATAAG GTCGGCGAGGCCAGGGCTCTGTATAACATGGGGAACGTGTTTCACGCCAAAGGTAAGCAGCAGCTCTGGGGCGTCTCACAGGATCCCGGAGAGCTTCCTCCTGATGTCAGAGACACACTGCAGCGAGCCACGGCCTTCTATGA GATGAATCTGTCTCTGGTGAAGGAGTTGGGAGACCGAGCTGCACAAGGAAGAGCCTTCGGTAACCTTGGCAACACTCATTACCTGCTGGGTAATTTTGTCGAGGCCATCAAGTTCCACAGAGAG CGTCTCTCCATTGCAAAGGAATTTGGCGACAAGGCCGCTGAGCGCAGAGCATACAGTAACCTAGGCAACGCTCTCATTTTCCTGGGCCAGTTCAATGCAGCCACAGAGTATTACAG GAAAACTCTGCAGCTCTCTCGGCAGCTGAAGGATCAGGTGATGGAAGCTCAGGCGTGTTACAGTCTGGgaaacacatacacactgcTACAGGAGTATGAACGTGCCATAGAATATCACCTCAAACACCTGCTCATTGCTCAGGAGCTCAACGACAG GGTCGGGGAGGGCCGGGCCTGCTGGAGTCTGGGTAACGCTTACGTGTCGTTGGGAAAGCACCGTCAGGCTCTGCATCATGCCCGGAAACACCTGGAAATCTCCAGAGAG ATCGGAGACAGGAACGGAGAGCTGACGGCCAGGATGAATGTGGAGGAGCTGATGGAGGCTCTAGGGGTGAAGGATGCGGATCTCTCTCCGTCTGAATCTGAGTTTAAAGTGCAGG GAGCCAGACCCAAGTTCACCAAGAAAGCCAGCATGGAGAGTGTGGACCTGTGGAAATACAGCTCTGAAAAG AATGGAGATGCTCCGGATGTTGATGGTATTTCGAGGAGGTCGAGGAACCAGCTGTCTCAGTCTAGCAGAAGCAAAAGTTACGCAGAAAGTCAGTCATCAGATGAGAGACACTGGCTCGACTCACCTGTGGACACGGATGACATCACTGTCCATGTCACACCTGCA AAACTGGCTCGTGACGCGTCAGATGAGGATTGCTTCTTTGACCTGTTGAGTAAGTTTCAGAGCAGCCGTATGGATGATCAGCGCTGTCAGCTGGACGAGCCGCCCAATGGAGAGAACGCCGGAGGAGCAGATAAAAATAAACTCAATGACATGATCG ATGCCAACCTGTTGACGTCTCCTCAAACGGAAGAGCTCTTCGATTTGATCGCCAGCTCTCAGAGCCGCCGTCTGGACGATCAGAGGGTGAGCGTCAGTAACCTGCCCGGACTCAGAATCACCCACAATAACCTGGGCCACCTGTGTGGAGAGAATGACCCGCAGGAGCCCAGCGACGACTTCTTCAACATGCTCATCAAATGTCAG TCGTCCAGGATAGATGACCAGCGCTGCTCTCCTCCTGAAGGGGGTCCGCGGGCCCCAACCGTCCCAGACGAGGATTTCTTCAGCCTAATCCAGAGAGTTCAGGCCAAGCGAATGGACGAGCAGCGTGTGCATCTCCCATCTGACGAACAGGAGCTGGATGAAGATGAGAGTGAGCCAGGAGCTGCAgactcctga
- the gpsm1b gene encoding G-protein-signaling modulator 1b isoform X1: MAQSASSMDSDLASKRLHSRMEASCLELALEGERLCKAGDFKGGTAFFEAAVQVGTEDLKTLSAIYSQLGNAYFYLKEYGKALEYHRHDLTLARTIGDRIGEGKASGNLGNTLKVLGRYDEAAVCCQRHLDISQEQGDKVGEARALYNMGNVFHAKGKQQLWGVSQDPGELPPDVRDTLQRATAFYEMNLSLVKELGDRAAQGRAFGNLGNTHYLLGNFVEAIKFHRERLSIAKEFGDKAAERRAYSNLGNALIFLGQFNAATEYYRKTLQLSRQLKDQVMEAQACYSLGNTYTLLQEYERAIEYHLKHLLIAQELNDRVGEGRACWSLGNAYVSLGKHRQALHHARKHLEISREIGDRNGELTARMNVEELMEALGVKDADLSPSESEFKVQGARPKFTKKASMESVDLWKYSSEKNGDAPDVDGISRRSRNQLSQSSRSKSYAESQSSDERHWLDSPVDTDDITVHVTPAKLARDASDEDCFFDLLSKFQSSRMDDQRCQLDEPPNGENAGGADKNKLNDMIDANLLTSPQTEELFDLIASSQSRRLDDQRVSVSNLPGLRITHNNLGHLCGENDPQEPSDDFFNMLIKCQSSRIDDQRCSPPEGGPRAPTVPDEDFFSLIQRVQAKRMDEQRVHLPSDEQELDEDESEPGAADS; the protein is encoded by the exons GATGGAGGCATCTTGTCTGGAGCTGGCGCTGGAGGGAGAAAGACTGTGTAAAGCAGGAGATTTTAAAGGTGGTACAGCGTTCTTTGAAGCTGCTGTTCAGGTGGGAACAGAAGATCTCAAGACCCTCAGTGCCATTTACAGCCAGCTGGGCAACGCTTACTTCTACCTGAAGGAGTACGGCAAAGCCCTGGAGTACCATCGGCACGACCTCACGCTCGCTCG GACGATCGGAGACCGGATTGGGGAAGGGAAAGCCAGCGGAAATCTGGGAAACACTCTGAAGGTTTTGGGCCGCTATGATGAAGCAGCTGTGTGCTGTCAGAGACACCTGGACATTTCTCAAGAACAAGGAGATAAG GTCGGCGAGGCCAGGGCTCTGTATAACATGGGGAACGTGTTTCACGCCAAAGGTAAGCAGCAGCTCTGGGGCGTCTCACAGGATCCCGGAGAGCTTCCTCCTGATGTCAGAGACACACTGCAGCGAGCCACGGCCTTCTATGA GATGAATCTGTCTCTGGTGAAGGAGTTGGGAGACCGAGCTGCACAAGGAAGAGCCTTCGGTAACCTTGGCAACACTCATTACCTGCTGGGTAATTTTGTCGAGGCCATCAAGTTCCACAGAGAG CGTCTCTCCATTGCAAAGGAATTTGGCGACAAGGCCGCTGAGCGCAGAGCATACAGTAACCTAGGCAACGCTCTCATTTTCCTGGGCCAGTTCAATGCAGCCACAGAGTATTACAG GAAAACTCTGCAGCTCTCTCGGCAGCTGAAGGATCAGGTGATGGAAGCTCAGGCGTGTTACAGTCTGGgaaacacatacacactgcTACAGGAGTATGAACGTGCCATAGAATATCACCTCAAACACCTGCTCATTGCTCAGGAGCTCAACGACAG GGTCGGGGAGGGCCGGGCCTGCTGGAGTCTGGGTAACGCTTACGTGTCGTTGGGAAAGCACCGTCAGGCTCTGCATCATGCCCGGAAACACCTGGAAATCTCCAGAGAG ATCGGAGACAGGAACGGAGAGCTGACGGCCAGGATGAATGTGGAGGAGCTGATGGAGGCTCTAGGGGTGAAGGATGCGGATCTCTCTCCGTCTGAATCTGAGTTTAAAGTGCAGG GAGCCAGACCCAAGTTCACCAAGAAAGCCAGCATGGAGAGTGTGGACCTGTGGAAATACAGCTCTGAAAAG AATGGAGATGCTCCGGATGTTGATGGTATTTCGAGGAGGTCGAGGAACCAGCTGTCTCAGTCTAGCAGAAGCAAAAGTTACGCAGAAAGTCAGTCATCAGATGAGAGACACTGGCTCGACTCACCTGTGGACACGGATGACATCACTGTCCATGTCACACCTGCA AAACTGGCTCGTGACGCGTCAGATGAGGATTGCTTCTTTGACCTGTTGAGTAAGTTTCAGAGCAGCCGTATGGATGATCAGCGCTGTCAGCTGGACGAGCCGCCCAATGGAGAGAACGCCGGAGGAGCAGATAAAAATAAACTCAATGACATGATCG ATGCCAACCTGTTGACGTCTCCTCAAACGGAAGAGCTCTTCGATTTGATCGCCAGCTCTCAGAGCCGCCGTCTGGACGATCAGAGGGTGAGCGTCAGTAACCTGCCCGGACTCAGAATCACCCACAATAACCTGGGCCACCTGTGTGGAGAGAATGACCCGCAGGAGCCCAGCGACGACTTCTTCAACATGCTCATCAAATGTCAG TCGTCCAGGATAGATGACCAGCGCTGCTCTCCTCCTGAAGGGGGTCCGCGGGCCCCAACCGTCCCAGACGAGGATTTCTTCAGCCTAATCCAGAGAGTTCAGGCCAAGCGAATGGACGAGCAGCGTGTGCATCTCCCATCTGACGAACAGGAGCTGGATGAAGATGAGAGTGAGCCAGGAGCTGCAgactcctga